A genome region from Anabaena sphaerica FACHB-251 includes the following:
- a CDS encoding Glu/Leu/Phe/Val family dehydrogenase produces MVTTSRPVWENHSPAHICPFDQACSYLEWAAKELKLDPGLLEILSHPRKVVTVSIPVKMDNGEVRVLAGHRVQHSDILGPYKGGIRYHPAVTLREVSALAMLMTWKCALLGIPYGGAKGGIPIDPKKYSVGELERISRRYISELIKDIGPSVDIPAPDMGTSAREMAWMMDTYSVNVGHAVPGIVTGKPLSVGGSLGREMATGRGVMIIVREALADQGRSLPGVRIAIQGFGNVGGAAAELLHQEGAKIIAVSSGAGGVFSETGLDIPALKAYAAENHRSVVGFPQATPISNADLLTLPCDVLIPAALENQITEENVDHIQAQFVAEAANGPVTLEANRVLEARGVTVLPDILANAGGVVVSYLEWVQGLSYLFWDEERVNREMEHLMVNAYRQVIQQAQARRVNLRLAAYTLGVGRVAQALTDRGLYP; encoded by the coding sequence ATGGTTACAACCTCTCGCCCAGTGTGGGAAAATCACTCTCCAGCGCATATTTGCCCGTTTGACCAAGCTTGTAGCTATTTAGAATGGGCTGCTAAAGAATTAAAATTAGATCCAGGTTTATTAGAAATTCTCAGCCATCCCCGTAAAGTCGTCACTGTTTCCATACCCGTAAAAATGGATAATGGGGAAGTGCGGGTTTTAGCGGGACATCGGGTGCAACATTCCGATATTTTAGGACCCTATAAAGGTGGTATTCGTTACCATCCGGCGGTGACATTGCGGGAAGTCTCCGCTTTAGCCATGTTAATGACTTGGAAATGTGCGTTGTTGGGTATTCCTTACGGTGGTGCAAAAGGTGGAATTCCCATAGATCCGAAAAAATACAGTGTTGGGGAATTAGAAAGAATCAGCCGGCGTTATATCAGTGAATTAATTAAAGACATTGGACCATCAGTGGATATACCAGCCCCGGATATGGGTACATCTGCCCGTGAAATGGCGTGGATGATGGATACTTATTCTGTGAATGTCGGTCATGCTGTACCGGGGATTGTGACAGGTAAGCCGCTTTCCGTCGGTGGTTCTCTCGGTCGGGAAATGGCCACTGGACGCGGTGTAATGATTATTGTCCGTGAAGCATTGGCGGATCAAGGTAGATCCCTTCCAGGTGTGCGAATTGCCATTCAAGGTTTCGGTAATGTAGGCGGTGCTGCGGCTGAATTGTTACACCAGGAAGGAGCGAAAATTATTGCTGTTTCTAGTGGTGCTGGGGGTGTATTTTCGGAAACTGGTCTTGATATTCCGGCGTTGAAAGCCTACGCTGCTGAAAATCATCGGAGTGTGGTAGGATTTCCCCAAGCTACACCAATTAGTAACGCAGACTTATTAACTTTACCTTGTGATGTATTAATTCCCGCAGCTTTAGAAAATCAAATTACGGAAGAAAATGTTGATCACATTCAAGCGCAGTTTGTTGCTGAAGCTGCTAATGGACCTGTGACTCTGGAAGCCAACCGAGTCCTAGAAGCCCGTGGTGTGACGGTTTTACCGGATATTTTAGCTAATGCTGGTGGTGTGGTGGTGAGTTATCTGGAATGGGTACAAGGTCTTTCTTACTTGTTCTGGGACGAAGAAAGAGTGAACCGGGAAATGGAGCATTTGATGGTGAATGCTTACCGTCAAGTGATTCAACAAGCACAGGCGCGACGGGTGAATTTACGGCTGGCGGCTTATACGCTGGGTGTAGGTAGAGTAGCCCAAGCTTTGACTGATAGGGGTTTGTATCCTTAG
- a CDS encoding cytochrome P450 — translation MKTQATKSQNQLPLPPGNLGLPVIGETISFLSDPDFATKRQKKYGNIFKTNLFGSPTIMMIGAEANRFIFSGENQNFTIKWPETVAVLLGPASLSMQTGSIHQTRRKLLSQAFQPRALASYTPAMVEITNSYLQKWANLGQLTWYPELRQYTFDVACKLLVGTDTTNDHHFTELFEEWSGGLFTLSIRLPWTKFSKALKCREQLLTKIEQIILQRQKQPSSEQDALGLLLNAKDEDGNSLSIDELKDQILTLLFAGHETLTSALSSFCLLLAQKPEILAAARKEQQQITCTDMLTSEHLKQMTYLDQILKEVLRVIPPVGGGFREVIQSCEFNGYRIPQGWSLLYQIGKTHQDETIYKDAQNFDPERFDPTRAEDKSKPFSYVTFGGGMRECVGKEFAKLEMKIFAALLLRGYEWELVAGQNLDLIMIPTSQPRDGLKVIFGSI, via the coding sequence ATGAAAACCCAAGCAACCAAATCACAAAATCAATTACCTTTACCACCTGGAAACTTAGGTTTACCTGTCATTGGTGAAACAATTAGTTTTTTAAGTGATCCAGATTTTGCCACCAAAAGACAAAAGAAATACGGTAACATTTTTAAAACTAATCTATTTGGCTCTCCCACGATTATGATGATAGGAGCAGAAGCCAATCGCTTTATATTTAGCGGTGAAAATCAGAATTTTACCATTAAATGGCCTGAGACTGTTGCAGTATTGCTTGGACCAGCTTCTTTATCAATGCAAACAGGTAGCATTCATCAAACCAGACGCAAATTATTATCCCAAGCATTTCAACCCAGAGCTTTAGCAAGTTATACACCTGCAATGGTAGAAATTACTAATAGCTATTTACAGAAATGGGCAAATTTAGGTCAATTAACCTGGTATCCTGAACTGAGACAATATACTTTTGATGTAGCTTGTAAATTATTAGTAGGAACAGATACTACTAATGATCATCATTTTACTGAATTATTTGAAGAATGGTCTGGGGGTTTATTTACTCTTTCCATTCGTTTACCTTGGACTAAATTTAGTAAAGCTTTGAAATGCCGAGAGCAGTTGTTAACCAAAATTGAACAAATTATTTTACAACGTCAAAAACAACCCAGTTCTGAACAAGATGCTTTAGGTTTATTATTAAATGCAAAGGATGAAGATGGTAATAGTTTGAGCATAGACGAACTCAAAGACCAAATTCTCACTTTGTTGTTTGCTGGACATGAAACCTTAACTTCTGCATTGTCTTCTTTTTGTTTGCTGTTAGCACAAAAACCGGAAATTTTAGCAGCAGCAAGGAAGGAACAGCAGCAAATAACTTGTACAGATATGCTAACATCTGAACATCTGAAACAAATGACTTATTTAGATCAAATACTCAAGGAAGTCTTGCGAGTTATTCCCCCTGTTGGTGGTGGGTTTCGGGAAGTAATTCAAAGTTGTGAATTTAATGGATATCGCATTCCTCAAGGTTGGAGTTTATTATATCAAATTGGAAAAACACATCAAGATGAAACTATATATAAAGATGCTCAAAATTTCGATCCAGAACGGTTTGATCCAACTAGGGCTGAGGATAAATCTAAGCCTTTTAGTTATGTGACTTTTGGGGGTGGAATGAGAGAATGTGTAGGTAAAGAATTTGCTAAGTTGGAGATGAAAATATTTGCAGCTTTGCTGTTACGTGGTTATGAATGGGAACTTGTAGCGGGACAAAATCTGGATTTAATAATGATACCCACATCCCAACCCCGTGATGGTTTAAAGGTAATTTTCGGTTCTATTTAA
- a CDS encoding Gfo/Idh/MocA family protein: MTTTNEKHKIRYAVVGLGWFAQEAALPAFTSADNSELVALVSDDPTKREELSKKYGIQHTYSYDEYEDCLTSGDIDAVYIALPNHLHCDFTVRAANQSIHILCEKPMAVTEKECEAMIKAANENGVKLMIAYRLHLEPANLQAVEIVRSPSAGHSPSHQIGEPRLFNSVFSQQVEQGNIRLREITGGGTIYDIGIYCINAARYLFQDEPTEVFAVAATKGEQRFSEVEEMTSVILRFPNERLATFTCSFGAAKVSNYQVVGTKGDIRVESAYTWHGEIKHYLTINGETQERTFESHDQLAAEFTYFSDCILQNKDPEPSGIEGLNDVGIIQALYQSIETGQPVKVQTLKRDQRPTSAQTIELPATEEKPELIHATSPAGN, from the coding sequence ATGACAACAACAAACGAAAAGCACAAAATTCGTTATGCCGTTGTGGGTTTAGGTTGGTTTGCTCAAGAAGCAGCTTTACCTGCATTTACTTCTGCCGATAACTCTGAATTAGTTGCTCTAGTTTCTGATGACCCGACAAAACGTGAAGAACTCAGCAAAAAGTATGGCATTCAGCATACTTATTCATATGATGAGTATGAAGACTGTCTGACAAGCGGTGATATTGATGCTGTTTATATTGCATTACCCAATCATCTACATTGTGATTTTACTGTGCGGGCAGCTAATCAGTCCATTCATATACTTTGTGAAAAGCCAATGGCTGTGACAGAAAAAGAGTGCGAGGCAATGATAAAAGCTGCCAATGAAAATGGTGTAAAATTGATGATTGCTTATCGCTTACATCTAGAACCAGCAAATTTACAAGCAGTAGAAATAGTGCGATCGCCTTCGGCGGGGCATAGCCCATCGCACCAAATTGGTGAACCAAGACTTTTCAACTCTGTATTCTCTCAACAAGTAGAACAAGGCAACATTCGTTTACGAGAGATTACAGGTGGGGGAACAATTTATGATATTGGTATTTACTGCATCAATGCCGCACGCTATCTGTTTCAAGATGAACCAACCGAAGTGTTTGCTGTAGCTGCTACTAAAGGAGAACAACGCTTCAGCGAAGTAGAAGAAATGACTAGTGTTATCCTGCGTTTTCCCAACGAACGACTAGCAACATTTACCTGTAGTTTTGGCGCAGCAAAAGTTTCTAATTATCAGGTTGTAGGCACTAAAGGCGACATCCGAGTAGAATCTGCTTATACTTGGCATGGAGAAATTAAGCATTATCTGACTATTAATGGTGAAACCCAAGAACGCACCTTTGAGAGCCATGATCAACTAGCAGCTGAATTCACCTATTTCTCAGATTGCATTCTTCAAAATAAAGACCCAGAACCGTCAGGAATAGAAGGATTGAATGATGTTGGCATTATTCAAGCACTCTACCAATCTATTGAAACAGGTCAACCTGTGAAAGTGCAAACTCTGAAGCGTGATCAACGCCCGACATCGGCTCAAACTATTGAGCTTCCTGCTACTGAAGAAAAACCAGAGCTAATTCATGCTACTTCACCTGCTGGTAATTGA
- a CDS encoding folate/biopterin family MFS transporter, whose protein sequence is MLIHSSGLSKVKDSVTKKILLGNEPKPELIAILAVYFVQGILGLARLAVSFFLKDELHLSPVEVSALLGIVALPWMIKPLFGFISDGLPIFGYRRRPYLVLSGILGSAAWVSLGTIVHSSWAATIAIALSSLSVAFSDVIVDSLVVERARVESQAKAGSLQSLCWGATALGGLITAYFSGLLLEYFTTRTVFLVTALFPLIISVVAWLISETRVNKDAPQHHQNHPLSIQTQLKQLRQAFTQKAIWLPTAFIFIWQSTPSGEAAFFYFFTNELHFKPEFLGRVHLVTSLASLIGIWIFQRFLKSVPFRVICGWSIVISALLRMTMLLLVTHTNRALGIDDQWFSLGDSLILAVMGQIAFMPVMVLAARICPLGIEATLFALLMSIFNLGGAISREFGALIMHWLGITETNFDTLWLLVIITNSIALLPLLFIHLLPNEEETEIPTFAANSINN, encoded by the coding sequence ATGCTGATTCACTCCTCTGGCTTGTCCAAAGTCAAAGACTCAGTAACCAAAAAAATTCTCTTAGGTAATGAACCTAAGCCAGAATTAATTGCGATCCTTGCAGTCTACTTTGTTCAAGGCATATTAGGGTTAGCGCGTCTAGCTGTTAGCTTTTTCCTGAAAGATGAATTACATCTGAGTCCAGTTGAGGTATCAGCACTGTTGGGGATAGTTGCCCTACCTTGGATGATTAAGCCATTATTTGGCTTTATTTCCGATGGTTTGCCCATATTTGGCTACCGTCGCCGTCCCTATTTGGTGTTATCTGGGATATTGGGGTCTGCTGCTTGGGTGAGTTTGGGTACAATAGTTCATAGTAGCTGGGCTGCAACAATAGCGATCGCTCTGTCTTCCCTCTCTGTTGCCTTCAGTGATGTTATAGTTGACTCCCTCGTTGTCGAACGTGCCAGAGTAGAATCTCAGGCCAAAGCAGGTTCTCTACAATCTTTATGTTGGGGTGCTACCGCCCTGGGAGGGTTAATAACAGCTTATTTTAGTGGGTTGCTGCTAGAATATTTCACCACCCGCACAGTATTTTTAGTCACTGCTTTATTTCCGTTAATTATTTCAGTGGTAGCTTGGTTAATTAGTGAAACACGAGTTAACAAAGATGCCCCACAGCATCACCAGAATCATCCCCTCAGCATCCAAACTCAACTCAAACAACTACGCCAAGCCTTTACACAAAAAGCAATTTGGCTACCCACAGCATTTATATTTATCTGGCAATCTACCCCCAGTGGAGAAGCAGCATTTTTCTACTTTTTCACCAACGAACTGCACTTTAAACCAGAATTTTTAGGCAGAGTCCATTTAGTTACAAGTTTAGCCTCATTAATTGGTATTTGGATTTTCCAACGTTTCCTCAAAAGCGTCCCGTTTCGGGTAATTTGTGGTTGGAGTATCGTCATTTCCGCACTATTAAGAATGACGATGTTACTGTTAGTTACACACACAAATAGAGCTTTGGGAATAGATGATCAATGGTTTAGTTTAGGTGATAGCTTAATTCTCGCCGTCATGGGACAAATCGCATTCATGCCTGTGATGGTATTAGCAGCAAGAATTTGTCCTTTGGGAATAGAAGCAACATTATTTGCACTCCTAATGTCAATCTTCAATTTAGGAGGAGCTATTTCCAGAGAGTTTGGGGCATTAATTATGCACTGGTTAGGCATTACCGAAACTAACTTTGATACCCTATGGTTATTAGTGATAATCACTAATTCAATTGCCCTTTTACCGCTGCTATTTATTCACCTCTTGCCAAACGAAGAAGAAACAGAAATCCCAACATTTGCAGCTAATTCAATTAATAATTGA
- the xth gene encoding exodeoxyribonuclease III: MKIATWNVNSIRTRLEQVINWLNENPVDVMCLQETKVVDKDFPLEPFENLGYHPYIYGQKAYNGVALISRQPLEDVSMGFCSILPELDPQWDEQKRVITGVIDGVRIVNLYVPNGSAVGSEKYEYKLRWLTVLQKYLQVLLLSNPAISMCGDFNIALEDIDINDKVKIENHIMASAPERQALRDILSLGFTDAFRKFNSEGGNYSWWDYRTAAFRRNLGWRIDHHYLTPVLCDRAQSCIIDVAPRKLEQPSDHTPVVVEF; encoded by the coding sequence ATGAAAATCGCTACTTGGAATGTCAATTCAATTCGTACACGTTTAGAACAGGTTATCAACTGGTTAAATGAAAATCCTGTTGATGTTATGTGTTTGCAGGAAACAAAGGTTGTAGATAAGGATTTTCCCCTAGAGCCTTTTGAAAACTTAGGCTATCATCCTTATATTTACGGACAGAAAGCTTATAACGGCGTTGCACTCATTAGCCGTCAACCACTGGAAGATGTCAGTATGGGATTCTGTTCAATTTTGCCAGAGTTAGACCCACAATGGGACGAACAAAAGCGGGTAATTACTGGTGTTATTGATGGAGTGAGAATTGTTAATCTTTACGTTCCTAACGGTTCGGCTGTAGGAAGTGAGAAATATGAATACAAGCTGCGTTGGTTGACCGTGTTGCAGAAATATTTGCAGGTGCTGTTGTTATCCAACCCTGCTATTTCTATGTGTGGTGATTTTAATATTGCTTTGGAAGATATAGATATTAATGACAAAGTGAAGATAGAAAATCACATTATGGCATCAGCACCAGAACGCCAAGCTTTACGGGATATCCTTTCACTGGGTTTTACTGATGCTTTTCGTAAATTTAACAGTGAAGGGGGAAATTATAGCTGGTGGGATTATCGGACTGCGGCTTTTAGAAGGAATTTAGGATGGAGAATAGACCATCATTATTTAACACCTGTTTTGTGCGATCGCGCTCAAAGTTGCATTATTGATGTTGCACCCAGGAAGTTAGAACAACCTAGTGATCATACGCCAGTAGTTGTGGAGTTTTAG